One Magnetococcus sp. PR-3 genomic window, AACGCTCTGCAATATCAGGGTTATCATCACTACGACGGGAGAGTGGTGACACCGAGATGGGATAATCAATAATAAAGGTCGGTTGCATCAATTTATGCTCAACACCCTCTTCAAAGACATTGAGCAACAGCATGCCATCATCCCAATTGGCGTCTGGCTCAATCCCCAAGGATTTGGCCAAGCTCTCCAGGTAGGCACGCTCGGTAATACGGGAGGCGTCGGCCTCCATATATTGAATGATCGCCTCTGCGGGGGTCAAACGGGCCCAGGGACCGGAGAAGTCCAGGGTCTGCTCCTGGTACGTTACCTCCAGCTCACCCTCATTGACATCCTTGACCACATCCTGCACCAGGGCTTCGGTAAACGCCATCAGCTCCTGATAGTCGGTATAGGCCTGGTAGAACTCCATCATGGTAAATTCTGGATTGTGCCGGGGAGAGAGCCCCTCATTACGGAAGTTACGGTTGATCTCAAACACCCGTTCAAAGCCACCCACGATCAAACGCTTCAGGTAGAGCTCAGGTGCAATACGTAGATAGAGCTCGGTATCCAGCGCATTGTGGTGGGTCACAAAGGGACGGGCCGTGGCCCCACCAGGGATGGGGTGCATCATGGGGGTTTCAACCTCCAGAAAACCACGCGACTCCATAAACTGGCGGATACGGCTAATCACCCGGCTGCGGGTTTTAAAGATATCCCGCACCTCTGTATTCACAATCAGGTCCACATAGCGCTGGCGGTAGCGGGTCTCCATATCCTCCAGGCCATGAAACTTCTCAGGCAGGGGGCGGACCGCTTTGGAGAGCAGTTCAAACTTCTCCACCTGCACCGTCAGTTCGCCCACCTTGGTGCGGAACAGATACCCCTCCACACCCAGGATATCCCCCACCTCAATCTTGCGGAAGACCCCTTTATAGAGATCGGCACCAATGATGTCCCGCTGTCCGCTGATCTGTAGACGGCCACTCTCATCCTGCACCGTGGCGAAGGTAAGTTTACCAAAATTACGCAGCAGCATAATGCGGCCAGCGATCTTGACCTTCACCCGCTCCAGTGTCTCGGGGTCGGTCTCATTACCGTGGGCTTCGCTCACAGTTTTTAGATCCACCTCAGGCTTAAAGCCGGTGGGATAGGGATTAACCCCAGCCTCTCGGATGGCCTCAAGCTTAACTTTACGGGCGGCAATCTGTTGGTTCTCTTCCTGTTGGGACATCTGTTTTTTTCCCGTTTGTACGTCGATCATAATCATCCAGAGGATGATAACGGTTTAAAGGGGGCTGCCGATCAGCCGACCTTCCCGCCCCAGTGTGGGCCGGTTTAAAAAAGCCTAGGCGTTGTCGCCGCCACCAATGCGCTGAGACAGGGCGGCTTTAATAAAGCCATCCAGCCCGCCATCCAACACCGCATCGGTATTACCCGTTTCATAGTTGGTACGCAGATCTTTAACCAGGCGGTAAGGGGCCAGCACATAGGAGCGAATTTGGTGCCCCCAGGCGATGTCACTTTTGGCATCGGCTGCGGCTTGGGCAGCTTCGGCGCGTTTTTCCATCTCTAACTGAAAGAGACGTGCCCGCAACATTTTCATCGCTTCATCACGGTTTCTATGTTGGGAACGGCCACTTTGACACTGCACCACAATACCGGTGGGTTGGTGGGTTAAACGAATGGCCGAATCGGTTTTGTTCACGTGCTGACCACCAGCCCCAGAGGCCCGGAAGGTGTCCACCCGCAGATCCTTATCCAGAATCTCCACCTCAATAGAGTCATCGATCTCCGGGTAGATATTGACGGAAGTAAACGAGGTATGGCGACGGGCTGAAGAGTCGAAAGGACTGATGCGAACCAGCCGGTGCACCCCACTCTCGACCTTTAGATAACCGTAGGCAAACTCCCCTTCCACCTTAATGGTGACCGATTTAATGCCCGCTTCATCCCCGGCCTGATAATCGATCTCTTCGGTTTTAAAGCCGGATTTTTCACAGTAGCGAAGGTACATGCGCAGCAAAATGGAGGCCCAATCCTGGGACTCGGTCCCCCCCGCGCCGGGATGGATCTCAATAAAGCAGTTGTTGCCATCCGCTTCACCAGAGAGCATACGGGCCAGTTCCAGCCCCTCTAAGCGGGTCAGGATTTCCGTCACCTGGGCGGTCACCTCGGCAACCATATCCTTATCACCCTCTTCCTGGGCCATCTCCAGCAGATCACGGGCATCACTGGTTTCGGTATCCAGCGCATCCCACTCACCGATGGTTTTTTCCAGGCGGTTTTTTTCGGTCATCACTTTTTTGGCGCGATCGGCATCCCCCCACAGATCGGGATCCTGGGCCAGGGACTCAAGCTCACTCAGGCGCTCTTTGCCCTGCTCATAGTTTAAATGTCCTTTGAGCAGTGCCAGTTTTTCACCGATGGCCTCGAAGGT contains:
- the prfB gene encoding peptide chain release factor 2, which produces MEENIQKTFEAIGEKLALLKGHLNYEQGKERLSELESLAQDPDLWGDADRAKKVMTEKNRLEKTIGEWDALDTETSDARDLLEMAQEEGDKDMVAEVTAQVTEILTRLEGLELARMLSGEADGNNCFIEIHPGAGGTESQDWASILLRMYLRYCEKSGFKTEEIDYQAGDEAGIKSVTIKVEGEFAYGYLKVESGVHRLVRISPFDSSARRHTSFTSVNIYPEIDDSIEVEILDKDLRVDTFRASGAGGQHVNKTDSAIRLTHQPTGIVVQCQSGRSQHRNRDEAMKMLRARLFQLEMEKRAEAAQAAADAKSDIAWGHQIRSYVLAPYRLVKDLRTNYETGNTDAVLDGGLDGFIKAALSQRIGGGDNA
- the lysS gene encoding lysine--tRNA ligase, coding for MIDVQTGKKQMSQQEENQQIAARKVKLEAIREAGVNPYPTGFKPEVDLKTVSEAHGNETDPETLERVKVKIAGRIMLLRNFGKLTFATVQDESGRLQISGQRDIIGADLYKGVFRKIEVGDILGVEGYLFRTKVGELTVQVEKFELLSKAVRPLPEKFHGLEDMETRYRQRYVDLIVNTEVRDIFKTRSRVISRIRQFMESRGFLEVETPMMHPIPGGATARPFVTHHNALDTELYLRIAPELYLKRLIVGGFERVFEINRNFRNEGLSPRHNPEFTMMEFYQAYTDYQELMAFTEALVQDVVKDVNEGELEVTYQEQTLDFSGPWARLTPAEAIIQYMEADASRITERAYLESLAKSLGIEPDANWDDGMLLLNVFEEGVEHKLMQPTFIIDYPISVSPLSRRSDDNPDIAERFELFIAGREIANAFSELNDPADQASRFQKQVEAKDAGDVEAMHFDADYIRALEYGMPPTGGEGIGIDRLVMLLTDAANIREVLLFPQMKREA